In the genome of Deltaproteobacteria bacterium, the window CCGCTGGATGACTTGGATGCGCTTTCAGCATAGAGTTCGTCAGTAACATTCATCGCCCTTGCATAAAGTTCCCATGACTTATTTAATTTATACAATGCCCTGATATTCAATAAATCGTGCCCCTCATACTGTTCAGTATTCGCATCGTCAAGCCAATACTTGCCAAGTTTTAGCCATTCCAATTCAACCCTGCTTCCACCCAAAAAAGAAGGTTCATACCACAAA includes:
- a CDS encoding TonB-dependent receptor encodes the protein LWYEPSFLGGSRVELEWLKLGKYWLDDANTEQYEGHDLLNIRALYKLNKSWELYARAMNVTDELYAESASKSSSGSASYNPGMPRTFYAGITYHWRK